In a genomic window of Salegentibacter salegens:
- the nusA gene encoding transcription termination factor NusA gives MENIALIESFSEFKDDKLIDRVTLMAILEDVFRSALKKKYGEDDNFDIIVNPDKGDLEIWRNRVVVADGEVEDPNQEISLAEARKIEPDFEVGEDVSEEVKLVDLGRRAILALRQNLISKIHEHDNTNIFKHFKELEGEIYTAEVHHIRHRAIILLDDEGNEIVLPKDRQIPSDFFRKGDNVKGIIESVELKGNKPTIILSRTAPVFLEKLFEQEIPEVFDGLITIQKVVRVPGEKAKVAVDTYDDRIDPVGACVGMKGSRIHSIVRELGNENIDVINFTTNDQLFITRALSPAKITSIKLDEENKTAEVMLKPEEVSKAIGRGGHNIRLAGQLTGYEIDVFREGVEEDVELKEFSDEIEDWVIKEFSRVGLDTAKSVLEQELEDLVRLTDLEEETIREVVKVLREEFEE, from the coding sequence ATGGAAAATATCGCCTTGATTGAGTCATTTTCAGAGTTTAAAGATGACAAATTGATAGATCGTGTAACGCTTATGGCCATCCTTGAAGATGTGTTTAGAAGTGCGTTAAAGAAGAAATATGGTGAAGACGATAATTTTGATATTATTGTAAACCCAGATAAAGGAGATCTCGAAATTTGGAGAAACAGGGTCGTGGTTGCCGATGGTGAGGTAGAAGATCCTAACCAGGAAATTTCCCTTGCTGAAGCTAGAAAAATTGAACCCGATTTTGAAGTTGGTGAAGATGTATCAGAGGAAGTGAAACTTGTAGATTTAGGACGTCGGGCGATTTTAGCTTTAAGGCAAAACCTTATTTCAAAAATTCACGAACACGATAATACTAACATTTTCAAGCACTTTAAAGAGCTTGAAGGCGAAATTTATACCGCAGAAGTTCATCATATTAGGCACAGGGCAATTATTTTGTTGGACGACGAAGGTAACGAGATCGTTTTGCCAAAAGATCGCCAAATTCCTTCAGATTTTTTCAGAAAAGGAGATAATGTAAAAGGAATAATAGAAAGTGTGGAGCTTAAAGGAAATAAGCCTACCATTATTCTTTCACGTACCGCTCCGGTTTTTCTTGAAAAACTGTTTGAACAGGAGATTCCTGAAGTTTTTGATGGTTTAATTACTATTCAAAAGGTGGTTCGTGTTCCCGGTGAAAAAGCAAAAGTAGCGGTAGATACTTATGATGATAGAATTGATCCCGTTGGAGCTTGTGTAGGTATGAAAGGTTCCAGAATTCATAGTATTGTGCGTGAATTGGGAAATGAAAATATAGATGTGATCAATTTCACCACTAACGATCAGCTATTCATTACAAGGGCATTGAGTCCTGCAAAAATTACATCTATTAAATTAGATGAAGAAAATAAAACGGCTGAGGTAATGCTTAAGCCAGAAGAAGTTTCTAAAGCCATTGGCCGTGGAGGTCACAACATTAGGCTTGCCGGGCAGTTAACGGGTTATGAAATAGATGTTTTCAGAGAAGGAGTTGAAGAAGATGTAGAATTAAAAGAATTCTCTGATGAAATTGAAGATTGGGTAATTAAAGAATTTTCAAGAGTTGGGCTGGACACTGCAAAAAGTGTTTTGGAACAGGAATTGGAAGACCTTGTTAGGCTTACCGATTTAGAAGAAGAAACCATTCGCGAAGTGGTTAAAGTTTTAAGAGAAGAATTTGAAGAGTAG
- a CDS encoding SPOR domain-containing protein → MRKLSINKILLSCFLSGFSFLNLTAQEGQINISEDDKLSKLLELKSEMSQDNEIGDRYKIQLFYGNNGEANDVIKDYRNKFEYSSLIAYEAPNYKVWVGNFRNRLEADRALLKIKESFPSAFIPKPRRK, encoded by the coding sequence ATGAGAAAATTAAGCATAAACAAAATACTCTTAAGTTGTTTTCTTTCAGGATTTTCTTTCCTGAATTTAACAGCTCAGGAAGGCCAGATAAATATAAGCGAAGACGATAAACTCTCTAAACTTTTGGAGTTAAAATCTGAAATGAGTCAGGATAACGAAATTGGAGACCGGTATAAAATTCAGCTTTTTTACGGCAATAATGGAGAAGCAAATGATGTAATAAAGGATTACCGCAACAAATTTGAATATTCTTCACTAATCGCCTACGAAGCCCCTAATTATAAAGTGTGGGTGGGTAATTTCAGAAATCGCCTGGAAGCCGACAGAGCGCTTTTAAAAATAAAGGAAAGCTTTCCTTCAGCGTTTATCCCTAAACCCAGACGTAAATAA
- a CDS encoding universal stress protein, which produces MKKILVPTDFSDTAEHALKIAAQLARKHNSEIYLLHMLELPMQLIDPVGGGNSQNLPESIFFMKLAHQRFAKLMERPFLKDIKVHETVMFHQAFDGIMEVSDDCNCDIIIMGSHGASGFKEMFIGSNTEKVVRSSQIPVLVIKNEHENFDIDNFIFATDADASNKHTLEKAYDFAQLIEAKFHLLFINTPNNFITSTEVRERIENFVSGFNITDYKMHIYNDVSVEKGILNFALKQKKALIGISTHGRKGLAHFFNGSISEDLVNHANMPVVTFKI; this is translated from the coding sequence ATGAAAAAAATACTCGTTCCAACCGACTTTTCTGATACCGCTGAACACGCACTCAAAATTGCTGCGCAATTGGCGAGAAAACATAATAGTGAAATCTACCTTTTACATATGCTGGAACTGCCTATGCAGCTTATAGATCCTGTAGGGGGTGGCAATAGCCAAAATTTACCAGAATCTATTTTCTTTATGAAACTGGCGCACCAGCGGTTTGCCAAACTTATGGAAAGACCTTTTTTAAAAGATATTAAGGTTCATGAAACCGTAATGTTTCACCAGGCATTTGACGGAATTATGGAAGTGAGCGACGACTGCAATTGCGATATAATTATTATGGGTTCCCACGGGGCGAGCGGTTTCAAAGAAATGTTTATTGGAAGTAATACCGAAAAAGTGGTGCGTTCTTCCCAGATTCCTGTTCTTGTAATTAAAAATGAACACGAAAATTTTGACATTGATAACTTTATTTTTGCTACAGATGCCGATGCCAGTAACAAACACACCCTGGAGAAAGCTTATGATTTCGCACAATTAATAGAAGCTAAATTTCATTTGCTTTTTATAAACACTCCTAATAATTTTATTACCAGCACCGAAGTTAGAGAGCGTATAGAGAATTTTGTTTCAGGTTTTAACATAACCGACTACAAAATGCATATTTATAATGATGTGAGTGTAGAAAAGGGAATTTTAAATTTCGCCTTGAAACAGAAAAAAGCTTTAATTGGTATTAGCACCCATGGCCGCAAAGGTTTAGCGCATTTTTTTAATGGAAGCATTAGTGAAGATTTGGTAAACCACGCCAATATGCCGGTGGTTACTTTTAAAATTTAA
- a CDS encoding cytochrome c3 family protein: MKKVKYRHSTSRLLLLSVAFFISFSVLGIAQEEASQDATEEGQEQTDESSRESSEADAAASDLGDPANGKSLFNSLCAACHKPYSASIGPALHGVTEKREMDWLYRWIKNSQDLISSGDDQAVAIYEEYNQTAMPAFPQLSDADIDDILAYVEQPKPEPQTAQSGGESAGGDSSGGGVSVNVILAILLFVLVMLLAVLFLVNKTLRNFAQASGVVIPEKPKRKPIWKSFVENQFLVLVSAVFGLLVIGWFGYGFFMQVGVDQGYQPIQPIHYSHKIHAGDNQIDCKYCHSSARTSKQAGIPSLNVCMNCHKSISEVAPETATDEYSKEFYDGEIAKLYDAVGWSPAEQDYTGEEKPVKWVRIHNLPDFAYFNHSQHVSVAGVQCQKCHGPIEEMEVVYQDAPLTMGWCINCHRETKVRMEGNEYYEKIHEELSKKYGVEELTVAQMGGLECAKCHY; the protein is encoded by the coding sequence ATGAAAAAGGTGAAATACCGCCACTCAACTTCGCGACTATTGCTATTAAGTGTAGCATTTTTTATCTCATTTAGCGTTTTGGGAATTGCACAGGAGGAGGCCTCACAGGATGCCACAGAGGAAGGTCAGGAGCAAACCGATGAATCATCGAGAGAATCTTCAGAAGCTGATGCAGCTGCGTCAGATCTCGGCGATCCTGCGAATGGAAAATCCCTGTTTAATTCACTTTGTGCTGCCTGTCACAAACCGTATTCTGCTAGTATTGGTCCTGCCCTTCATGGCGTTACCGAGAAAAGAGAGATGGATTGGTTGTACCGATGGATTAAGAATAGTCAGGACTTAATTTCTTCGGGAGACGACCAGGCTGTGGCGATATACGAAGAGTATAACCAAACAGCAATGCCGGCTTTTCCTCAATTATCAGATGCTGATATTGATGATATTCTTGCTTATGTAGAACAACCGAAACCAGAACCTCAAACGGCGCAATCCGGAGGGGAATCGGCTGGTGGAGATTCTTCAGGTGGAGGAGTTTCTGTAAATGTTATTTTAGCTATTCTGCTATTTGTGTTGGTCATGCTGCTTGCAGTATTATTCCTCGTAAACAAAACACTTAGAAATTTTGCTCAGGCAAGTGGTGTTGTGATTCCTGAAAAACCAAAAAGAAAACCAATTTGGAAATCTTTCGTTGAAAATCAATTCCTTGTATTAGTAAGCGCTGTTTTTGGCTTACTGGTAATTGGTTGGTTTGGTTACGGTTTCTTTATGCAGGTTGGCGTGGATCAGGGTTACCAACCAATTCAGCCAATTCACTATTCGCATAAAATTCACGCAGGAGATAACCAAATAGATTGTAAATATTGTCACTCTTCAGCCAGAACATCTAAACAAGCGGGAATCCCTTCGCTTAATGTTTGTATGAATTGTCATAAATCAATTTCTGAAGTAGCTCCTGAAACTGCTACCGATGAGTATTCAAAAGAATTTTATGACGGTGAAATTGCAAAATTGTATGATGCTGTAGGCTGGAGTCCTGCTGAACAGGATTATACTGGTGAAGAGAAGCCGGTAAAATGGGTTCGTATTCATAATCTTCCAGATTTCGCTTACTTTAATCACTCTCAACACGTATCGGTTGCCGGGGTTCAATGTCAAAAATGTCACGGTCCAATCGAAGAGATGGAAGTGGTGTATCAAGACGCTCCTTTAACTATGGGATGGTGTATTAATTGTCACCGTGAGACTAAAGTTAGGATGGAAGGAAATGAGTATTATGAGAAAATTCACGAAGAATTGTCTAAAAAGTATGGTGTAGAAGAGCTTACAGTAGCTCAAATGGGTGGCCTTGAATGTGCCAAATGCCATTACTAA
- the rimP gene encoding ribosome assembly cofactor RimP yields MLQDKVENLLKEAFQENNSLFLIDLNITNDNKISVVIDGDSGVSVNDCIAVSRKIEHNLDREEEDFSLEVSSAGVSEPLRLERQYRKNLGRKLQVTTNNEKIEATLTDVDQDGIKLNWKAREPKPVGKGKHTVEKETVLPYSEITDAKVMITF; encoded by the coding sequence ATGTTGCAGGATAAAGTAGAAAATTTGTTGAAGGAAGCTTTCCAGGAAAATAATTCACTATTTTTAATAGACCTAAATATCACTAATGATAACAAGATTTCTGTTGTTATAGATGGTGATAGCGGGGTTTCTGTTAACGATTGTATTGCGGTAAGCCGTAAAATTGAACACAATCTAGATAGGGAAGAAGAAGATTTTTCTTTGGAAGTTAGCTCGGCAGGAGTTTCTGAGCCTTTACGCCTGGAACGGCAATACAGGAAAAACCTGGGTAGAAAGCTACAGGTGACTACCAATAACGAAAAAATTGAAGCAACTTTAACCGATGTAGATCAGGACGGGATTAAGCTAAACTGGAAAGCCAGAGAGCCAAAACCGGTAGGAAAAGGAAAGCATACCGTAGAAAAAGAAACGGTACTGCCGTATTCTGAGATTACAGACGCTAAAGTTATGATAACATTTTAA
- a CDS encoding TAT-variant-translocated molybdopterin oxidoreductase, with product MSSNKKYWKSVEELNENSSVVETLQQKEFAEEIPVNEFLGDKESLESSKTSRRDFLKYVGFSTAAASLAACEGPVIKSIPYVVQPERIVPGVANYYASTIADGFDFASVLVKTREGRPIKIENNELSKSKSGVNSRVHASVLSMYDANRVKRPMIEGRNVSWEEFDREVGSALNNVSGDIVLMTQTFASPSTTKLINEFSEKYPNVRHVVYDTVSEDAALNAFQSKFGKRALPNYDFSKAETIVSVGADFLGDWQGGGYDAGYAKGRVPQNGKMSRHIQFESNMSLTGANADKRFPVTPSQQKAVLSALYGYVAGGSSTSDLPAKIDDAVVKAARQLRKAGSGAVVVSGIPDDNAQAIVLAINEALGSGVMDTNNPRMIRQGNTQAVMQAVEDMKSGSVGAVLMAGVNPAYSLPNGAEFAEAIENVEVSLAFSMSPDETAKLCKYVAATPHYLESWGDIQYTTSNFSLMQPAIRPLFDTRQFQDCLLKWTNNDQSYHDYIKETWSGSISSWNTALHDGIFEATSPVNVETAEGSGLINVATAASELARPAEGEGMELTLYTKPSMGDGQQANNPWLQEMPDPLTRASWDNYLTVSKADAESLGLENDNDSNGGLNGSYVHITVDGTTVENVPVIIQPGQAKGSVGLALGYGKKEGLQKEMQVGVNAYPLYKNLNTVQSVAIEKVSGMHEFACVQLHNTLMGRGDIIKETTLEIFNTRNASEWNSVPNVSLDHVEKPVTSPEVDMWDGFDRSIGHHFNLSIDLNACTGCGACVIACHAENNVPVVGKSEVRRSRDMHWLRIDRYYSSEDTFINDLDKKENISGLGSSLSEFGELEEPADNPQVVFQPVMCQHCNHAPCETVCPVAATSHGRQGQNQMIYNRCVGTRYCANNCPYKVRRFNWFNYTQNEEFDYHMNNDLGRMVINPDVTVRSRGVMEKCSMCMQKTQKTILDAKREGREIEDGEFHTACSAACDKGAMTFGDINIEGAVIRDRKEDDRMYHLLEYVGTKPNVMYQTKVRNTTEA from the coding sequence ATGTCATCAAACAAAAAATACTGGAAAAGTGTTGAAGAGCTAAATGAAAACAGCTCTGTTGTTGAGACGCTCCAACAAAAAGAATTTGCTGAAGAAATTCCGGTTAATGAATTTCTTGGGGATAAAGAATCCCTTGAGAGTTCAAAAACTTCAAGAAGGGATTTCTTGAAATATGTTGGGTTTAGTACAGCTGCCGCCTCATTGGCTGCCTGTGAAGGTCCTGTAATTAAATCTATTCCTTACGTAGTGCAACCTGAGCGTATTGTTCCTGGGGTAGCTAACTACTATGCCTCTACAATTGCCGACGGTTTTGATTTTGCCAGTGTACTGGTGAAAACCAGGGAGGGAAGACCTATTAAAATTGAAAATAATGAATTATCGAAGTCTAAAAGCGGGGTTAATTCCCGGGTACACGCTTCGGTATTGTCAATGTATGACGCTAATAGGGTAAAACGCCCAATGATTGAAGGAAGAAATGTTTCCTGGGAAGAATTTGACCGTGAGGTTGGAAGTGCCCTTAATAATGTTTCTGGCGATATTGTTTTAATGACGCAAACTTTTGCCAGCCCTTCAACTACAAAATTGATTAATGAATTTTCAGAAAAGTATCCTAATGTACGTCACGTAGTTTACGATACGGTTTCTGAAGATGCTGCTTTAAATGCATTCCAGTCTAAATTTGGGAAGCGTGCGCTTCCGAATTACGATTTTTCTAAAGCTGAAACTATAGTTTCTGTTGGAGCCGATTTTCTTGGTGACTGGCAGGGTGGCGGTTACGATGCGGGTTATGCTAAAGGCCGTGTGCCTCAAAATGGCAAAATGTCCCGTCATATTCAGTTTGAATCTAATATGAGTTTAACGGGTGCTAACGCCGATAAGCGTTTTCCTGTAACTCCATCTCAGCAAAAAGCTGTGTTGTCTGCTTTATATGGTTATGTTGCCGGAGGTTCTTCTACTAGTGATTTACCTGCTAAAATTGATGATGCTGTTGTAAAAGCAGCTCGCCAGTTAAGAAAGGCCGGTAGTGGAGCTGTAGTGGTTTCTGGAATTCCTGATGATAATGCACAGGCTATAGTGCTTGCAATTAATGAAGCTCTTGGAAGTGGTGTTATGGATACCAATAATCCAAGAATGATTCGCCAGGGGAATACCCAGGCGGTAATGCAAGCGGTAGAAGATATGAAATCTGGATCTGTGGGAGCAGTGTTAATGGCCGGTGTGAATCCTGCTTATTCATTGCCTAATGGAGCAGAGTTCGCTGAAGCTATAGAAAATGTAGAGGTTTCACTTGCTTTTAGTATGAGCCCAGATGAAACTGCTAAACTTTGTAAATATGTTGCAGCAACACCTCATTACTTAGAGAGTTGGGGTGATATACAATATACTACTTCAAACTTTAGTTTAATGCAGCCTGCAATTAGACCATTGTTTGATACCAGGCAGTTTCAGGATTGCTTATTAAAATGGACAAATAACGATCAATCTTACCACGATTATATAAAAGAAACCTGGAGTGGTAGTATTTCTTCATGGAATACTGCGCTTCACGACGGTATTTTTGAAGCTACTTCTCCTGTAAATGTAGAAACTGCAGAAGGTTCCGGATTAATAAATGTTGCGACCGCTGCCAGTGAATTGGCACGTCCTGCAGAAGGAGAAGGGATGGAGTTAACACTTTATACCAAGCCTTCTATGGGTGATGGGCAACAGGCCAACAACCCATGGTTGCAGGAAATGCCAGATCCGCTAACCAGGGCGTCCTGGGATAACTATCTAACTGTTTCCAAAGCCGATGCAGAATCTTTAGGTCTGGAAAATGACAATGATTCTAATGGAGGTTTAAACGGAAGTTATGTTCACATAACCGTAGATGGTACTACAGTAGAGAATGTCCCTGTAATTATTCAGCCGGGTCAGGCTAAAGGATCTGTAGGGCTTGCGTTGGGTTATGGAAAAAAAGAAGGTTTACAAAAAGAAATGCAGGTAGGTGTAAATGCTTATCCTTTGTATAAAAATTTAAATACTGTGCAGTCGGTCGCTATTGAAAAAGTTTCCGGAATGCACGAATTTGCTTGTGTTCAGCTTCATAATACCTTAATGGGGCGTGGAGATATTATAAAAGAAACAACCTTAGAAATTTTCAATACAAGAAATGCCAGTGAATGGAATTCTGTTCCGAATGTTTCTCTAGATCACGTTGAAAAACCGGTAACTTCTCCTGAAGTTGATATGTGGGATGGTTTTGACCGTAGTATTGGTCATCATTTTAATCTTTCAATAGATCTTAATGCATGTACCGGTTGTGGTGCCTGTGTTATTGCCTGTCACGCCGAGAATAATGTTCCGGTAGTTGGAAAGAGCGAGGTTAGACGATCAAGAGATATGCACTGGTTGCGTATAGATAGGTATTATTCTTCTGAAGATACTTTTATAAACGATCTTGATAAAAAGGAAAATATATCAGGTTTAGGAAGTTCGCTTTCTGAATTTGGAGAATTAGAAGAGCCTGCAGATAATCCTCAGGTAGTATTTCAGCCTGTAATGTGTCAGCACTGTAATCACGCTCCTTGTGAGACTGTGTGTCCTGTTGCTGCGACTTCTCACGGAAGACAGGGGCAAAACCAAATGATTTATAACCGTTGTGTGGGTACAAGATATTGTGCTAACAACTGTCCTTATAAAGTACGTCGTTTCAACTGGTTCAACTATACTCAAAATGAAGAGTTTGATTACCATATGAATAACGATCTTGGAAGAATGGTTATTAATCCTGATGTAACAGTACGTTCAAGAGGGGTTATGGAGAAATGTTCTATGTGTATGCAAAAAACACAAAAGACAATTCTTGATGCCAAGCGGGAAGGAAGAGAAATTGAAGATGGTGAATTCCATACTGCTTGTTCTGCTGCTTGTGATAAGGGAGCGATGACCTTTGGTGATATTAACATAGAAGGTGCGGTAATTCGAGATAGAAAAGAAGATGATAGAATGTACCACTTATTGGAATACGTGGGTACTAAACCTAATGTGATGTACCAAACAAAGGTTAGGAATACAACAGAAGCTTAA
- the infB gene encoding translation initiation factor IF-2: protein MAEAKTMRLNKVLREFNISLDRAVEFLNSKGHDIEARPTTKISSEVYQVLSDEFETDKSKKVESKEVGEEKRKEKEELRLARERELEEKRKVEEKKEDDRRKEEEISSRAKLAGPKKVGKIDLDKKPEKKAEKEEKEEEKPAPAESKQPEEAKKPEAKKEKPETQKPAEEAPSKDEKKPEEVTQKEETPSEKEEEPKDPESMTHKTNYTKLNGPNFTGKKIDLSQFKKPEKKKDEKKAADEKKEKEKRKKRRRRISKDVKPGASNTGGGKKGAPRKRAKPITKEEPSEEEVQKQVRETLEKLQGKSGKGKGAKYRRDKRDQHRQRSEDDLAQQETDSKVLKVTEFVTVSEVATMMDVPVTKVISACMSLGMMVTMNQRLDAETLSIVADEFGYEVDFVTADIEETVEEVPENPEDLKDRAPIVTVMGHVDHGKTSLLDYIRKENVIAGESGGITQHIGAYSVELKNGQKMAFLDTPGHEAFTAMRARGAQVTDIAIIVIAADDDVMPQTKEAISHAQAAGVPIVFAINKSDLPTANPEKIKEKLAGMNLLVEDWGGKVQSHDISAKTGLGVEELLEKVLLESEILELKANPSKIATGTVVEAFLDKGRGYVATILVQSGTLNIGDYVLAGRHSGKVKAMHDERGHEVKEAGPSTPVSILGLDGAPQAGDKFKVMADEREAKDIAAKRTQLQREQSVRTQRHITLDEIGRRIALGDFKELNIILKGDVDGSVEALTDSFLKLSTEEIQVNIIHKGVGAITESDVLLASASDAVIIGFNVRPAGNARQVADKEEIDIRTYSIIYDAINDLKDAMEGMLSPELKEEITGNAEIRETFKISKVGTIAGCMVTSGKIYRSAGIRLIRDGVVVYTGELASLKRFKDDVKEVAKGYDCGIQVKNYNDIKEGDVIESFREVEVKKKLK from the coding sequence ATGGCTGAAGCAAAAACAATGCGACTAAACAAAGTATTACGTGAATTCAATATTTCGTTAGACCGGGCTGTAGAATTTTTAAATTCTAAGGGTCACGATATTGAGGCGCGTCCTACTACCAAAATCTCATCCGAAGTTTATCAGGTGCTTTCTGATGAATTTGAGACCGACAAGTCTAAAAAAGTCGAGTCTAAAGAAGTTGGTGAGGAAAAGAGAAAGGAGAAGGAAGAATTGCGTTTAGCAAGGGAAAGAGAACTTGAAGAAAAGCGCAAAGTCGAGGAGAAGAAAGAGGATGATCGTCGTAAAGAAGAAGAAATTTCTTCCAGGGCCAAATTAGCCGGTCCTAAAAAAGTAGGTAAAATAGATCTGGATAAAAAACCAGAGAAAAAAGCCGAAAAAGAGGAAAAAGAAGAGGAGAAACCAGCGCCAGCCGAATCTAAGCAGCCAGAGGAAGCTAAAAAGCCGGAAGCCAAAAAAGAAAAGCCTGAAACTCAAAAACCTGCAGAAGAAGCACCTTCTAAAGATGAGAAAAAGCCAGAAGAAGTTACTCAAAAAGAGGAAACTCCTTCAGAAAAAGAAGAAGAGCCTAAAGATCCTGAGTCAATGACTCATAAAACTAATTATACCAAGCTTAACGGGCCTAACTTTACCGGAAAGAAAATTGACCTTTCTCAGTTTAAAAAACCGGAAAAGAAGAAGGACGAGAAAAAAGCTGCCGACGAGAAGAAGGAGAAAGAAAAACGTAAGAAACGTCGTCGTAGAATTAGTAAGGATGTGAAGCCTGGAGCTTCAAATACAGGTGGTGGTAAAAAAGGAGCCCCTAGAAAAAGAGCTAAACCTATTACTAAAGAAGAGCCTAGCGAAGAAGAAGTTCAAAAGCAGGTTAGAGAGACCCTTGAAAAACTTCAGGGTAAATCTGGTAAAGGTAAAGGAGCTAAATATAGAAGAGATAAAAGAGATCAACACCGTCAACGATCTGAAGACGATCTTGCTCAGCAGGAAACTGATAGTAAAGTGCTTAAGGTTACAGAATTTGTAACGGTAAGTGAAGTTGCTACTATGATGGATGTGCCAGTAACGAAAGTGATTTCGGCTTGTATGTCTCTTGGAATGATGGTAACTATGAACCAGCGTTTAGATGCTGAGACTCTTTCTATTGTTGCAGATGAATTTGGTTATGAAGTAGATTTTGTAACTGCTGATATTGAAGAAACAGTAGAGGAAGTTCCTGAAAATCCTGAAGATCTTAAAGACAGAGCGCCAATTGTAACGGTAATGGGTCACGTAGACCACGGTAAAACATCTTTACTGGATTATATTCGTAAAGAAAATGTGATTGCCGGGGAAAGTGGTGGTATTACACAGCATATTGGGGCTTATAGTGTAGAACTTAAGAATGGTCAAAAAATGGCCTTCCTGGATACTCCTGGTCACGAAGCCTTTACGGCCATGCGTGCTCGTGGAGCTCAGGTAACAGATATTGCGATTATTGTAATCGCTGCAGACGATGATGTGATGCCGCAAACCAAGGAGGCTATTTCTCACGCCCAGGCAGCCGGTGTACCAATTGTATTTGCAATCAACAAATCTGATTTGCCTACCGCAAATCCTGAGAAAATTAAAGAAAAACTTGCAGGTATGAATCTGCTTGTTGAAGACTGGGGTGGTAAAGTTCAGTCTCACGATATTTCGGCTAAAACAGGCCTGGGAGTTGAAGAACTTCTGGAGAAAGTTTTACTGGAATCTGAAATTCTGGAATTAAAAGCTAATCCGTCTAAAATTGCAACAGGAACAGTTGTAGAAGCCTTTCTTGATAAAGGTAGAGGTTATGTAGCAACTATTTTAGTGCAATCTGGAACCTTAAATATTGGGGATTACGTTTTAGCGGGTCGCCATAGTGGTAAGGTAAAAGCAATGCACGATGAGCGAGGTCATGAAGTTAAAGAAGCAGGCCCATCTACACCGGTTTCTATTCTTGGTCTTGATGGTGCGCCGCAGGCCGGTGATAAATTTAAGGTGATGGCAGATGAGCGTGAAGCTAAAGATATTGCGGCCAAACGAACTCAGTTACAACGTGAGCAGAGTGTTAGAACTCAGCGTCATATTACCCTTGATGAAATTGGACGTAGAATTGCTTTAGGTGACTTTAAAGAACTTAATATTATCCTTAAAGGTGATGTTGATGGATCTGTAGAAGCATTAACTGATAGTTTCCTTAAATTGTCTACTGAAGAAATTCAGGTGAATATAATTCACAAAGGAGTAGGAGCCATTACAGAAAGTGATGTGTTGCTAGCTTCGGCGTCAGATGCAGTAATTATTGGATTTAACGTGCGTCCTGCAGGAAATGCAAGACAGGTAGCCGATAAGGAAGAAATTGATATCAGAACTTATTCTATTATTTACGATGCGATCAACGATCTTAAAGATGCGATGGAAGGAATGCTTTCACCAGAACTTAAAGAAGAGATCACAGGTAATGCAGAGATAAGAGAAACCTTTAAGATTTCTAAAGTAGGAACTATCGCCGGTTGTATGGTGACTTCTGGTAAGATTTACAGAAGTGCTGGAATTCGTTTAATTCGCGACGGAGTTGTGGTTTATACTGGAGAACTTGCTTCACTGAAACGTTTTAAAGACGATGTGAAAGAAGTTGCTAAAGGTTACGATTGTGGTATCCAGGTTAAGAATTACAACGACATTAAAGAAGGGGATGTTATAGAATCATTCCGTGAAGTAGAAGTGAAAAAGAAACTTAAGTAA